Proteins encoded within one genomic window of Tachysurus vachellii isolate PV-2020 chromosome 16, HZAU_Pvac_v1, whole genome shotgun sequence:
- the bcat1 gene encoding branched-chain-amino-acid aminotransferase, cytosolic, which produces MASVSASARSPQVQDENPSGHDVVSFKAADTVVQLCETRKPKPESENLSFGTVFTDHMLLIEWSSEGGWEKPRIQKFGNLSLHPACSALHYAVQLFEGMKAYRGQDDRVRLFRPMLNMERMLKSAHRACLPTFDGAELLECIRKLVEVDQDWVPHSDSASLYIRPTFLGTESSLGVKKPSRALLFVILSPVGSYFSTGNRSVSLWADSKYIRAWKGGTGDCKMGGNYGASIFAQKEAMDLNCQQVLWLYGDDHQITEVGTMNLFLYWINEDGEEELATPPLDGIILPGITRQSILELTREWGKFKVSERHLTMAALRLALQEKRVKEMFGSGTACVVSRVGKVLYQDENLQIPCEDQENSLVSRLLKELTDIQYGRTESDWTILV; this is translated from the exons GCAGCAGACACGGTGGTCCAGCTGTGTGAGACCCGGAAGCCTAAACCCGAGTCAGAGAACCTGTCCTTCGGCACCGTGTTCACAGACCACATGCTGCTCATCGAGTGGAGCAGTGAAGGCGGCTGGGAAAAACCTAGGATTCAGAAATTTGGAAACCTGAGCCTTCATCCTGCCTGCTCTGCCCTGCATTACGCTGTGCAG CTGTTCGAGGGCATGAAGGCGTATCGGGGGCAGGATGACCGAGTGCGTCTCTTCCGGCCCATGCTGAACATGGAGCGTATGCTAAAGTCTGCACACAGAGCCTGTCTACCT ACTTTTGATGGTGCTGAGTTGCTGGAGTGTATCAGGAAACTGGTGGAGGTGGATCAGGACTGGGTTCCTCACTCCGACTCGGCAAGTCTCTACATCCGCCCCACTTTCCTGGGCACAGAG tcttcATTAGGTGTGAAGAAACCCTCCCGTGCTTTACTGTTTGTGATCCTCAGCCCCGTCGGCTCTTACTTCAGCACAGGAAACAGGTCTGTGAGTCTGTGGGCCGACTCCAAATACATCAGGGCCTGGAAAGGAGGGACGGGAGACTGCAAAATGGGAGG aaatTACGGAGCTTCTATCTTCGCTCAGAAGGAAGCCATGGACTTGAACTGTCAGCAGGTTCTGTGGCTGTACGGAGATGATCACCAGATCACCGAAGTCGGAACAATGAATCTCTTTCTCTACTGGATCAACGAGGATGGAG agGAAGAGCTTGCCACGCCTCCTCTGGATGGGATCATTTTACCTGGAATCACACGCCAAAGCATCCTGGAGCTCACACGTGAATGG ggTAAGTTTAAAGTGTCGGAGCGGCACCTGACCATGGCGGCCCTGCGTCTGGCTCTGCAGGAGAAGCGTGTGAAGGAGATGTTCGGCTCGGGTACGGCGTGTGTGGTGAGCCGTGTGGGCAAAGTGCTGTACCAGGACGAG AACCTGCAGATCCCCTGTGAGGACCAGGAAAACTCACTAGTCTCTCGACTGCTGAAGGAGCTAACAGACATCCAg TATGGGCGGACTGAGAGTGACTGGACCATCCTTGTGTAG